The DNA region CGACACCCGGAGATACCGCCACTTTAGCTTCTTGCAACAACCACTTAGAAAACTCAAGTGACCCCATATGGCGAAAGGCTTCAGGAATTTTAGCCCAAACAAACATGGTGGCCTTGGGCTTTTCAACAGGCCAACCAATGCGCGTTAACCCGTCACACAGAACGTCTCGGCGACCTTGGTAGCGTAGTCGAATCTCTTCAACACAATCTTGCGGGCCTTCAAGCGCGTGTATTGCGGCCACCTGCATCGGTGTAAATATTCCATAATCTAAATAGGATTTTAGCCTCGCAAGTGCATGAATAAGTGTTGGATTGCCGCAACAGAACCCAAGTCGCCATCCTGGCATATTGTAAGCTTTCGACAAGGAATAGAACTCCACCGCCACATCTTTTGCGCCAGGAACTTGAAATATTGATGGAGCCTTGTAGCCATCGAAAACGATGTCGGCATACGCTAAGTCTTGCACCACCCAAATATTGTGTTCTTTGGCCAGAGCAACGACTCGTTCAAAAAAGGACAAGTCGACCGTATCGGTTGTAGGATTCGCAGGAAAATTCAGCAATAACATCTTGGGTTTTGGCCAGGTCATCCGCA from Pleionea litopenaei includes:
- the alaC gene encoding alanine transaminase — encoded protein: MTEEFSRIKRLPPYVFNVIGELKQAARARGEDIIDLSMGNPDQPTPQHIVDKMVEAAQDPRTHRYSQSKGIPRLRQAICHWYQRNYQVELDPETEAIVTIGSKEGLAHLALATMERGDSVIVPNPAYPIHPYGFVIAGADILHVPATNREEFFAAVEQTLRMTWPKPKMLLLNFPANPTTDTVDLSFFERVVALAKEHNIWVVQDLAYADIVFDGYKAPSIFQVPGAKDVAVEFYSLSKAYNMPGWRLGFCCGNPTLIHALARLKSYLDYGIFTPMQVAAIHALEGPQDCVEEIRLRYQGRRDVLCDGLTRIGWPVEKPKATMFVWAKIPEAFRHMGSLEFSKWLLQEAKVAVSPGVGFGEYGDEHVRIALIENEHRTRQAIKGIKRALQKGPPA